Proteins from a genomic interval of Streptococcus oralis:
- a CDS encoding NAD(P)/FAD-dependent oxidoreductase — MSQLYDITIVGGGPVGLFAAFYAHLRQAKVQIIDSLPQLGGQPAILYPEKQILDVPGFPNLTGEELTNRLIEQLNGFDTPIHLNETVLEIEKQEEGFAITTSKGSHLTKTVIIAMGGGAFKPRPLELDGIENYENIHYHVSNIQQYAGKKVTILGGGDSAVDWALAFEKIAPTTLVHRRDNFRALEHSVQALQESSVTIKTPFVPSQLLGDGKTLDKLEITKVKSDEAETIEVDHLFVNYGFKSSVGNLKNWGLDLNRHKIIVNSKQESSQAGIYAIGDCCYYEGKIDLIATGLGEAPTAVNNAINYIDPDQKVQPKHSTSL, encoded by the coding sequence ATGTCTCAACTCTATGATATTACCATTGTAGGTGGCGGTCCTGTCGGGCTCTTTGCTGCCTTTTACGCCCACCTACGCCAAGCCAAAGTCCAAATCATCGACTCTCTTCCCCAGCTCGGTGGTCAACCAGCTATCCTCTACCCTGAAAAGCAAATCCTTGATGTTCCAGGTTTTCCAAACTTAACCGGAGAAGAGTTGACCAATCGCTTGATTGAACAGCTAAACGGCTTTGATACTCCCATTCATCTCAACGAAACCGTTCTTGAGATTGAAAAACAAGAAGAAGGCTTTGCCATTACAACCTCTAAAGGTAGCCACCTGACTAAAACAGTTATCATTGCCATGGGTGGTGGTGCCTTCAAACCACGTCCGCTCGAATTAGATGGCATTGAGAACTATGAAAATATCCACTACCACGTTTCCAATATCCAACAATACGCTGGGAAGAAAGTAACCATCCTTGGTGGTGGGGACTCAGCAGTGGACTGGGCTCTGGCTTTTGAAAAAATTGCACCAACTACCCTTGTTCACCGTCGAGATAACTTCCGCGCCTTGGAACATAGTGTGCAAGCCCTGCAAGAATCGTCTGTAACCATTAAAACACCGTTCGTCCCTAGCCAACTTCTCGGAGATGGAAAAACACTCGACAAACTAGAAATCACCAAAGTCAAATCAGATGAAGCCGAAACTATCGAAGTAGACCATCTCTTTGTCAACTATGGTTTTAAATCATCTGTCGGAAATCTTAAAAACTGGGGTCTAGATCTCAACCGTCATAAGATTATCGTCAATAGCAAGCAAGAATCTAGCCAAGCAGGTATCTATGCTATCGGCGACTGCTGTTACTATGAAGGAAAAATTGATTTGATTGCGACAGGACTGGGGGAAGCTCCAACAGCTGTTAACAATGCCATCAACTACATCGACCCTGACCAAAAAGTGCAACCAAAACACTCAACAAGTTTATAA
- a CDS encoding YvcK family protein, which yields MRKPKITVIGGGTGIPVILKSLREKDVDIAAIVTVADDGGSSGELRKNIQQLTPPGDLRNVLVAMSDMPKFYEKVFQYRFSEDAGAFAGHPLGNIIIAGLSEMQGSTYNAMQLLSLFFHTTGKIYPSSDQPLTLHAVFKDGSEVAGESHIADHPGMIDHVYVTNTLDDETPQASRRVVTTILESDMVVLGPGSLFTSILPNIVIEEIGQALLETKAEIAYVCNIMTQRGETEHFSDSNHVEVLHRHLGRPFIDTVLVNIEKVPREYMDTNRFDEYLVQVEHDFAGLCKQVPRVISSNFLRLENGGAFHDGDLIVDELMRIIQVRK from the coding sequence ATGAGAAAACCAAAGATAACGGTGATTGGTGGAGGAACAGGTATCCCCGTCATTTTGAAAAGCTTGCGAGAAAAGGATGTTGATATTGCGGCCATCGTAACGGTAGCTGATGATGGTGGCTCTTCTGGTGAGCTAAGAAAGAATATCCAACAGCTGACACCACCAGGTGATCTTCGCAATGTCCTGGTAGCCATGTCGGATATGCCTAAGTTTTATGAGAAGGTTTTTCAGTACCGTTTTTCAGAAGACGCTGGTGCTTTTGCGGGTCATCCTCTAGGAAATATCATTATAGCAGGGCTTTCTGAAATGCAGGGGTCCACTTATAATGCCATGCAGTTGCTAAGTCTCTTTTTCCACACAACAGGAAAAATCTACCCATCAAGCGATCAGCCTTTGACACTGCATGCAGTCTTTAAAGACGGTTCTGAGGTAGCAGGTGAGAGCCATATTGCTGATCATCCAGGCATGATCGACCATGTCTATGTGACCAATACCTTGGATGATGAAACACCCCAAGCCAGCCGTCGAGTAGTTACTACCATTCTCGAGAGTGACATGGTTGTCTTGGGGCCTGGTTCACTCTTTACATCGATTTTGCCAAATATTGTCATTGAGGAGATTGGGCAGGCTCTCTTGGAGACTAAGGCAGAGATCGCCTATGTCTGCAATATCATGACCCAGCGTGGGGAAACAGAGCACTTTTCAGACAGTAACCATGTGGAAGTTCTCCATCGACACTTAGGTCGGCCTTTTATCGACACGGTCTTGGTCAATATCGAAAAGGTTCCTAGAGAATACATGGATACCAACCGTTTTGATGAATATTTGGTTCAGGTAGAGCATGACTTTGCTGGTCTTTGCAAGCAGGTTCCTCGTGTGATTTCATCCAACTTCCTTCGTTTGGAAAATGGAGGTGCCTTCCATGATGGCGATTTGATTGTAGATGAATTGATGCGCATTATACAGGTGAGAAAATGA
- a CDS encoding DegV family protein, translating into MKLAVITDSSAYLEEKTLQRENLFILDIPVNIDGEEYVEGVNLTAEEFYQKMAQSAELPKTSQPSIAKLDEILSSLKGQGYTHVLGLFLSSGISGFYQNIQYMLDEYDGLTIAFPDTHITSSPLGFMVESAFEWAEQGDDFAQIQEKLALQIADNSAFIIVDDLDHLVKGGRLSNGAAILGNLLSIKPILYFNDQGVIEVYEKVRTEKKAIKRLVEIIKESTKDGNYRITVIHGNAPQKAADLRQLLMESGVTDEIPIDTFGSVIGTHLGEGSIALSYTPVV; encoded by the coding sequence ATGAAATTAGCTGTCATTACAGATTCTTCAGCCTATTTAGAGGAGAAGACGCTGCAAAGAGAGAATCTATTTATCTTGGATATTCCTGTCAATATTGATGGGGAGGAGTATGTTGAAGGTGTCAATCTGACTGCTGAGGAATTTTATCAAAAAATGGCTCAGTCTGCAGAATTGCCTAAAACCAGTCAACCAAGTATTGCCAAATTGGATGAGATTCTAAGTTCCTTGAAAGGACAAGGTTATACCCATGTTTTGGGACTCTTTCTTTCGTCAGGGATTTCAGGTTTTTATCAGAACATCCAATACATGTTGGATGAGTATGATGGCTTGACCATTGCCTTTCCAGATACCCATATCACAAGTTCCCCTCTAGGATTTATGGTAGAGAGTGCCTTTGAATGGGCAGAACAGGGCGATGATTTTGCTCAGATTCAGGAGAAATTAGCTCTTCAAATTGCTGATAATTCAGCCTTTATCATAGTAGATGACCTCGACCACTTGGTTAAGGGAGGACGTCTGTCAAATGGGGCAGCCATCTTAGGGAATCTCCTCAGTATCAAGCCCATTCTTTACTTCAATGACCAAGGTGTGATTGAAGTTTACGAAAAAGTTCGTACAGAAAAGAAGGCAATCAAACGTTTGGTGGAAATCATCAAAGAGTCGACAAAAGATGGGAATTACCGTATCACAGTCATCCATGGCAATGCTCCTCAAAAGGCAGCGGACTTACGTCAGCTTTTGATGGAGAGTGGTGTGACTGATGAGATTCCAATTGATACCTTTGGTAGTGTCATTGGAACCCACCTTGGAGAAGGTAGTATCGCTTTAAGCTATACGCCAGTCGTCTAG
- the whiA gene encoding DNA-binding protein WhiA — protein MSFTVAVKEEILGQHHLSRHELSAIIKMSGSIGLSTSGLTFSVVTENAKLARHLYESFLHFYDIKSEIRHHQRSNLRKNRVYTVYTDERVQELLADLRLADSFFGLETGIDPDILADEEAGRAYLCGAFLANGSIRDPESGKYQLEISSVYLDHAQGLASLLQQFLLDAKVIERKKGAVTYLQRAEDIMDFLIVIGAMQARDNFERVKILRETRNDLNRANNAETANIARTVSASMKTINNISKIKDRMGLENLPVDLQEVAQLRIQHPDYSIQQLADSLSNPLTKSGVNHRLRKINKIADEL, from the coding sequence ATGAGTTTTACAGTTGCAGTAAAAGAGGAAATTCTTGGTCAACATCATCTCAGTCGTCATGAATTGTCTGCCATTATCAAGATGTCTGGCAGTATCGGTCTCTCGACTTCAGGCTTGACCTTTTCCGTCGTGACTGAAAATGCCAAGTTAGCTCGGCACCTCTATGAGTCCTTTCTCCATTTTTATGATATTAAGTCAGAAATTCGACATCATCAGAGGAGCAATCTTCGTAAGAATCGTGTCTACACGGTCTATACCGATGAGAGGGTGCAGGAGCTTTTAGCTGATTTGCGGCTTGCGGATTCCTTCTTTGGTTTGGAGACAGGCATTGATCCCGATATCTTAGCGGATGAGGAGGCTGGTCGTGCTTACTTATGTGGGGCCTTTCTGGCAAATGGTAGCATCCGAGATCCTGAGTCTGGCAAGTACCAGTTGGAGATTAGTTCTGTTTATCTGGACCATGCCCAAGGATTGGCCTCTCTCCTTCAGCAGTTTTTATTGGACGCCAAGGTTATTGAACGCAAGAAAGGTGCAGTTACCTATCTCCAGCGTGCAGAAGACATCATGGATTTCTTGATCGTGATTGGGGCCATGCAGGCGCGTGATAATTTTGAGCGTGTCAAGATTTTGCGTGAAACTCGTAACGATCTCAATCGAGCCAATAACGCTGAAACAGCCAATATCGCTCGGACGGTTTCTGCTAGTATGAAGACCATTAATAATATCAGTAAAATCAAAGATAGAATGGGTTTGGAAAATTTACCTGTGGATTTGCAAGAGGTGGCTCAGTTGCGAATCCAGCATCCAGACTACTCTATCCAGCAGTTGGCAGATAGCCTGAGCAATCCCTTAACCAAAAGTGGCGTCAACCACAGACTCCGAAAAATAAACAAGATTGCAGATGAATTATAA
- a CDS encoding RidA family protein yields the protein MAKTIHTDKAPKAIGPYVQGKIVGNLLFASGQVPLSPETGEIVGETIQEQTEQVLKNIGAILAEAGTDFDHVVKTTCFLSNMNDFVPFNEVYQTAFKEEFPARSAVEVARLPRDVKVEIEVIAEIG from the coding sequence ATGGCAAAAACAATTCATACAGATAAAGCTCCAAAGGCTATCGGACCTTATGTTCAAGGGAAAATCGTTGGCAATCTTTTATTTGCTAGCGGTCAAGTTCCCCTATCTCCTGAAACTGGTGAAATCGTAGGAGAGACCATTCAAGAACAGACAGAACAAGTCTTGAAAAACATCGGTGCGATTTTGGCTGAAGCAGGAACAGACTTTGACCACGTTGTCAAAACAACTTGCTTCTTGAGCAATATGAACGATTTTGTTCCTTTTAATGAGGTTTACCAGACTGCTTTTAAAGAGGAATTTCCAGCTCGTTCAGCTGTAGAGGTTGCACGTCTTCCTCGTGATGTAAAAGTCGAAATTGAAGTAATCGCAGAGATTGGATAA
- the yihA gene encoding ribosome biogenesis GTP-binding protein YihA/YsxC — MELNTHNAEILLSAANKSHYPQDELPEIALAGRSNVGKSSFINTMLNRKNLARTSGKPGKTQLLNFFNIDDKMRFVDVPGYGYARVSKKEREKWGRMIEEYLTTRENLRAVVSLVDLRHDPSADDVQMYEFLKYYEIPVIIVATKADKIPRGKWNKHESAIKKKLNFDPSDDFILFSSVSKAGMDQAWDAILEKL; from the coding sequence ATGGAACTTAATACACACAATGCTGAAATCTTGCTCAGTGCGGCTAATAAGTCTCACTATCCGCAGGATGAACTGCCAGAGATTGCCCTTGCAGGACGATCCAATGTTGGCAAGTCTAGCTTTATCAACACCATGCTAAACCGCAAGAATCTTGCCCGTACATCAGGGAAACCTGGGAAAACCCAGCTTCTCAACTTCTTTAATATTGATGACAAGATGCGTTTTGTGGATGTACCAGGTTATGGTTATGCCCGCGTTTCAAAAAAGGAACGTGAAAAGTGGGGGCGCATGATTGAGGAGTACCTGACCACTCGGGAAAATCTTCGTGCAGTGGTCAGTCTGGTGGACCTCCGCCACGACCCGTCAGCAGATGATGTGCAGATGTACGAATTTCTCAAGTATTATGAAATTCCGGTTATCATCGTTGCGACCAAGGCAGACAAGATTCCTCGTGGTAAGTGGAACAAGCATGAATCAGCAATCAAAAAGAAATTAAACTTTGACCCAAGTGACGACTTCATCCTCTTTTCATCTGTCAGCAAGGCGGGGATGGATCAGGCTTGGGATGCAATATTAGAAAAATTGTGA
- the dapB gene encoding 4-hydroxy-tetrahydrodipicolinate reductase: MSIRVIIAGFKGKMGQAACQMVFADPDLDLVAVLDPFESESEWQGIPVFNDKADLAGFEADVWVDFTTPAVAYENTRFALENDFAPVVGTTGFTSEEIAELKAFSREQDLGGLIAPNFALGAVLLMQFAVQAAKYFPNVEIIELHHDKKKDAPSGTAIKTAELMAEVRESIQQGAPDEEELIAGARGANFDGMRIHSVRLPGLVAHQEVIFGNQGEGLTLRHDSYDRSSFMTGVNLGIKEVVKRHELVYGLEHLL, translated from the coding sequence ATGAGTATTCGAGTAATTATCGCCGGGTTTAAGGGAAAGATGGGCCAAGCTGCCTGTCAGATGGTCTTTGCTGATCCGGACTTGGACTTGGTCGCGGTTTTGGATCCGTTTGAGTCTGAGTCAGAATGGCAGGGAATTCCTGTCTTCAATGATAAGGCTGATTTAGCCGGATTTGAAGCAGATGTCTGGGTAGATTTTACTACACCAGCCGTTGCTTACGAAAATACGCGCTTTGCCCTTGAAAATGACTTTGCTCCAGTGGTTGGAACAACAGGCTTCACTAGTGAAGAAATTGCAGAACTCAAAGCATTTTCCCGTGAACAAGATTTGGGTGGCTTGATTGCGCCTAACTTTGCCTTGGGAGCTGTCTTGCTGATGCAATTTGCGGTGCAGGCTGCCAAATATTTCCCAAATGTGGAGATTATCGAGCTCCATCATGACAAGAAAAAGGATGCTCCGAGTGGAACAGCTATTAAAACTGCCGAGTTAATGGCGGAAGTTCGAGAGTCTATTCAGCAAGGTGCGCCTGATGAGGAAGAATTGATTGCAGGTGCTCGTGGTGCTAACTTTGATGGCATGCGCATACACTCAGTCCGTCTACCAGGCTTGGTAGCCCATCAGGAAGTCATCTTTGGCAATCAGGGGGAAGGATTGACCCTTCGTCATGACTCCTATGATCGCAGCTCCTTCATGACAGGGGTGAATTTGGGAATCAAAGAAGTTGTCAAGCGTCATGAGCTTGTCTATGGATTAGAACACTTATTATGA
- the rapZ gene encoding RNase adapter RapZ, giving the protein MTKKQLHLVIVTGMSGAGKTVAIQSFEDLGYFTIDNMPPALLPKFLQLVETKDDDHKLALVVDMRSRSFFSEIQAVLDELENQDDLDFKILFLDAADKELVARYKETRRSHPLAADGRILDGIKLERELLAPLKNMSQNVVDTTELTPRELRKTIAQQFSDQEQAQSFRIEVMSFGFKYGIPIDADLVFDVRFLPNPYYLPELRNQTGMDEPVYNYVMKHAESESFYQHLLALIEPILPSYKKEGKSVLTIAVGCTGGQHRSVAFAKRIAEDLAKNWPVNESHRDKDRRKETVNRS; this is encoded by the coding sequence ATGACAAAGAAACAACTTCACCTGGTGATTGTGACAGGGATGAGTGGTGCAGGGAAAACGGTAGCCATTCAGTCTTTTGAAGATTTGGGATATTTTACCATTGACAATATGCCACCAGCCCTCTTGCCAAAGTTTTTACAGTTGGTAGAGACCAAGGATGATGACCACAAGTTAGCCCTAGTAGTCGACATGCGTAGCCGTTCTTTCTTTTCTGAGATTCAAGCTGTCTTGGATGAATTGGAAAACCAAGATGATTTGGATTTCAAAATTCTCTTTTTAGACGCAGCAGATAAGGAATTGGTCGCTCGTTACAAGGAAACCAGACGAAGTCACCCTCTAGCAGCAGATGGTCGGATTTTAGATGGCATCAAGCTGGAACGTGAACTCTTGGCACCTTTGAAAAACATGAGCCAAAATGTGGTGGATACGACCGAACTCACTCCGCGTGAACTTCGTAAAACCATTGCTCAGCAATTTTCAGACCAAGAGCAAGCCCAGTCTTTTCGTATCGAAGTCATGTCTTTTGGATTCAAGTATGGTATCCCTATTGATGCAGACTTGGTCTTTGATGTCCGTTTCTTGCCAAATCCCTATTACCTACCAGAACTGCGCAATCAAACGGGAATGGATGAGCCTGTCTACAACTATGTCATGAAACATGCAGAATCGGAAAGTTTCTATCAGCACTTACTCGCTTTGATTGAACCCATTTTGCCAAGTTACAAAAAAGAAGGCAAGTCCGTCTTGACCATTGCAGTAGGATGTACAGGTGGACAGCACCGTAGTGTTGCCTTTGCCAAACGAATTGCTGAGGACCTTGCTAAAAATTGGCCTGTCAATGAAAGCCATCGTGACAAAGACAGAAGAAAGGAAACGGTAAACCGTTCATGA
- the cdaA gene encoding diadenylate cyclase CdaA produces MNFQQLSNLQYWTSLFSSPWSIVTNLIDILIVTYILYHFTKAIAGTKIMILVRGVLVFILAQILSNMIGLTTISWLINQIITYGVIAAVVIFSPEIRTGLERLGRATDFFSNAPISAEEQMVRAFVKSVEYMSPRKIGALVVVQRVRTLQEYISTGIPLDAKISAELLINIFIPNTPLHDGAVIIKEDRIAVTSAYLPLTEDTGISKEFGTRHRAAIGLSEVSDALTFVVSEETGGISITYNGVFKHDLTLEEFESELRRILLPKSEKKQGLKERLLGGLKHEKK; encoded by the coding sequence ATGAATTTTCAACAATTATCCAATTTACAATACTGGACGAGTTTGTTTTCAAGTCCTTGGAGTATAGTCACCAATCTGATTGATATTCTCATTGTGACTTATATTTTATATCATTTTACTAAAGCTATTGCAGGCACCAAGATTATGATATTGGTCCGTGGAGTCTTAGTTTTTATTCTAGCCCAGATTCTTTCCAATATGATTGGTTTAACGACTATTTCCTGGTTGATCAATCAGATCATCACCTACGGGGTGATTGCAGCGGTGGTTATCTTTTCACCAGAGATTCGAACAGGTTTGGAGCGATTGGGCCGGGCTACTGATTTCTTCTCCAATGCCCCTATCAGTGCGGAAGAGCAGATGGTTCGTGCATTTGTGAAATCAGTTGAATACATGAGTCCTCGTAAGATTGGGGCGCTTGTAGTGGTTCAGCGAGTAAGAACCTTGCAGGAATACATCTCGACAGGGATCCCTTTAGATGCTAAAATTTCGGCTGAATTGCTTATTAATATTTTTATTCCCAATACTCCCTTGCATGATGGTGCTGTCATTATCAAGGAAGACCGAATTGCTGTAACTTCAGCCTATCTACCCTTGACTGAAGATACCGGGATTTCCAAGGAGTTTGGAACGCGTCACAGGGCGGCGATTGGTTTGTCGGAAGTATCAGATGCTCTTACCTTTGTGGTTTCGGAAGAAACGGGTGGAATCTCCATCACCTATAATGGAGTCTTTAAGCACGATTTGACCTTGGAAGAGTTTGAATCTGAATTAAGAAGAATCTTACTTCCAAAATCAGAGAAAAAGCAAGGTCTGAAAGAGCGCTTGCTAGGAGGATTGAAACATGAGAAAAAATAG
- a CDS encoding CdaR family protein — translation MRKNSLYIISSFFFACILFIYATLTNYQNSNSARQVRTETYTNTVLNVPIDIQYDSDQYFISGFTSEVTVFLTGSNRVALASEMQESTRKFKVTADLSDASVGTIEVPLTIENLPSGLTAVATPQKITVKVGKKAKRDNVIVVPEIDPSQIDSRVKIDTVTVSDEKVTVISDEETLSKVDRVIAILPTSERITRNYSSSVPLQAVDKNGNVLPSVIMPFDTTMKITTKTATSSSSNSSTSSSEGSSSSTSSETKSDSSKQ, via the coding sequence ATGAGAAAAAATAGTCTATACATCATTTCTTCCTTCTTTTTCGCCTGCATTCTCTTTATCTATGCAACTTTGACAAACTATCAGAATAGCAACAGTGCCAGACAGGTGCGGACGGAGACTTATACAAACACAGTTCTTAATGTCCCAATTGATATTCAGTATGACAGTGATCAGTATTTTATCAGTGGTTTTACATCTGAGGTGACGGTCTTTCTAACAGGGTCAAACAGAGTTGCTTTGGCGAGTGAGATGCAGGAAAGTACCCGCAAATTTAAGGTGACGGCTGATCTTTCTGATGCTAGTGTAGGAACCATCGAAGTTCCTCTGACTATTGAAAATTTACCGAGTGGTTTGACGGCTGTTGCGACACCGCAAAAGATAACAGTGAAGGTTGGTAAAAAAGCAAAACGAGACAATGTCATTGTTGTGCCGGAGATTGATCCTAGTCAGATTGATTCTCGCGTGAAAATCGATACAGTTACTGTATCAGATGAAAAAGTAACGGTTATTAGTGATGAGGAAACCCTCTCCAAAGTAGATCGTGTCATTGCCATCTTACCGACGAGTGAACGGATAACTAGAAACTACTCGTCCTCTGTTCCTCTACAAGCAGTCGATAAAAATGGAAATGTCTTACCAAGCGTCATTATGCCGTTTGACACAACTATGAAAATTACAACAAAAACAGCAACGTCTAGTTCAAGTAACTCGTCAACAAGTTCCTCAGAAGGCAGTTCGTCTTCAACGAGTTCAGAAACAAAATCAGATTCGTCTAAACAATAA
- a CDS encoding DUF1149 family protein, whose amino-acid sequence MNLKREQEFVSQYHFDARNFEWENENGAPETKVDVNFQLLQYDQENQVTSLVVILSFMIVFDKFVISGTISQVNHVEGRIVNEPSEFNQEEVETLARPCLNMLNRLTYEVTEIALDLPGINLEF is encoded by the coding sequence ATGAATCTTAAACGAGAACAAGAATTTGTTAGCCAGTATCACTTTGATGCTCGTAACTTTGAATGGGAAAATGAAAATGGGGCTCCTGAAACCAAGGTAGATGTGAATTTCCAGTTGCTCCAATACGACCAAGAAAACCAAGTAACCTCGCTAGTTGTTATCTTGAGCTTTATGATTGTCTTTGACAAATTTGTTATCAGTGGAACGATTTCTCAAGTTAACCATGTGGAAGGTCGTATTGTTAACGAACCAAGTGAATTTAACCAAGAAGAAGTTGAAACCTTGGCACGTCCATGCTTGAACATGCTCAACCGTTTGACGTATGAAGTAACAGAAATCGCCTTGGATCTTCCAGGGATCAATTTGGAGTTTTAG
- the glmM gene encoding phosphoglucosamine mutase translates to MGKYFGTDGVRGEANVELTPELAFKLGRFGGYVLSQHETEAPKVFVGRDTRISGEMLESALVAGLLSVGIHVYKLGVLATPAVAYLVKTEGASAGVMISASHNPALDNGIKFFGGDGFKLDDEKEAEIEALLDATEDTLPRPSAEGLGTLVDYPEGLRKYEGYLVSTGTPLEGMKVALDTANGAASTSARQIFADLGAQITVIGETPDGLNINLNVGSTHPEALQEVVKESQSAIGLAFDGDSDRLIAVDENGDIVDGDKIMYIIGKYLSEKGQLAQNTIVTTVMSNLGFHKALDSAGINKAVTAVGDRYVVEEMRKSGYNLGGEQSGHVILMDYNTTGDGQLTAVQLTKVIRETGKTLSQLASEVTIYPQKLVNIRVENAMKEKAMEVPAIKAIIEKMEGEMAGNGRILVRPSGTEPLLRVMAEAPTTEEVNYYVDTIATVVKDEIGID, encoded by the coding sequence ATGGGTAAATATTTTGGGACCGATGGAGTCCGTGGAGAAGCAAACGTAGAACTGACGCCAGAATTGGCCTTTAAACTGGGACGTTTTGGTGGTTATGTTCTTAGCCAACACGAAACAGAAGCCCCTAAAGTCTTTGTAGGACGTGATACACGTATCTCAGGAGAAATGTTAGAATCAGCCTTAGTGGCAGGTCTCCTCTCTGTAGGGATTCACGTCTACAAACTCGGTGTCCTTGCAACACCAGCAGTAGCTTACTTGGTCAAAACTGAGGGAGCCAGTGCAGGTGTCATGATTTCCGCTAGTCACAACCCAGCCCTTGATAATGGAATTAAATTTTTTGGTGGGGATGGCTTCAAACTTGATGATGAAAAAGAAGCAGAAATAGAAGCCTTGCTGGATGCTACAGAAGACACCCTTCCTCGTCCAAGTGCCGAAGGCTTGGGAACCTTAGTGGACTATCCAGAAGGTTTACGTAAGTATGAAGGCTACCTTGTTTCAACTGGAACTCCTCTTGAAGGAATGAAAGTGGCCTTGGACACAGCAAACGGTGCAGCGTCTACGAGTGCTCGTCAAATCTTTGCAGACCTTGGGGCTCAAATAACTGTTATTGGTGAGACTCCAGATGGTCTTAATATCAACTTGAATGTGGGTTCTACACATCCAGAAGCTCTTCAAGAAGTGGTCAAAGAAAGCCAGTCAGCTATTGGTTTGGCCTTTGACGGAGACAGTGACCGTTTGATTGCTGTTGATGAAAATGGCGACATCGTCGATGGTGATAAGATCATGTACATCATCGGGAAATATCTTTCTGAAAAAGGCCAGTTGGCTCAAAACACCATCGTGACAACCGTCATGTCTAACCTTGGTTTCCACAAGGCTTTGGATAGTGCTGGCATTAACAAAGCAGTCACTGCAGTTGGTGACCGCTATGTTGTCGAAGAAATGAGAAAATCAGGCTACAACCTTGGTGGTGAACAGTCTGGTCACGTTATCTTGATGGATTACAATACGACAGGTGATGGACAGTTAACTGCCGTTCAACTAACAAAAGTTATACGGGAAACCGGTAAAACCTTGTCTCAACTGGCATCAGAAGTAACGATTTACCCACAAAAACTGGTCAATATCCGAGTGGAAAATGCCATGAAAGAAAAAGCCATGGAAGTACCAGCCATCAAGGCAATCATCGAAAAGATGGAAGGAGAAATGGCAGGAAACGGCCGTATCCTTGTTCGCCCAAGTGGTACCGAACCTCTATTGCGAGTTATGGCAGAGGCACCTACAACAGAAGAAGTCAATTACTATGTAGATACGATTGCTACTGTTGTTAAAGATGAGATCGGTATTGACTAA